In Thermosynechococcus sichuanensis E542, a single genomic region encodes these proteins:
- a CDS encoding YheT family hydrolase, with protein sequence MRSLSYWPPLPLHSGVIHTVFTAYVQRWGCLYPWQPQTSHVFHGAEGVPLYGEGYRVSQARGTIIATYGITGDLQNQWYLHTLAHWAIARRFDVVLFDWRAHGRSAELSPVLTSDGLYEGQDLVAIAQQCRELGYTPPYWFVGYSLGGQLALWGAWYAQQQGVTEIGGAAVICPNLDSNRSLAHLGTTFWGRQFERAISRQLQHLARHLHRLHPQMFDLKTIAQIDTIAGFDAALVIDRLGFGSVAEYYAASSPLPLLPQLTIPVWILYAADDPLFDPCLVPELLAIAESNPALTLLMTEQGGHVGFTSDRKCQRLWGDPDYCWGIHRLLDWLAQQPR encoded by the coding sequence ATGCGATCCTTATCCTACTGGCCACCACTGCCGCTGCACTCTGGCGTGATCCACACGGTCTTTACTGCCTATGTCCAACGCTGGGGATGCCTCTACCCTTGGCAACCGCAAACCAGCCATGTTTTCCATGGGGCGGAGGGCGTGCCTTTGTACGGTGAGGGGTATCGGGTTAGCCAAGCACGCGGCACCATCATTGCCACCTATGGCATTACGGGTGATCTCCAGAATCAATGGTACTTGCATACCCTTGCCCATTGGGCGATCGCTCGCCGTTTTGATGTGGTGCTCTTTGATTGGCGCGCCCATGGCCGCAGTGCAGAACTGTCCCCAGTGTTAACCAGTGATGGCCTCTATGAAGGGCAAGACTTGGTGGCGATCGCCCAGCAGTGTCGAGAACTTGGCTATACGCCTCCCTATTGGTTTGTCGGCTATTCCCTTGGTGGCCAGCTCGCCCTTTGGGGAGCGTGGTATGCCCAACAGCAAGGCGTAACAGAGATTGGGGGGGCTGCTGTAATTTGCCCCAACCTTGACTCCAACCGTTCCCTTGCCCACCTCGGCACAACCTTTTGGGGACGGCAATTTGAACGCGCCATCAGCCGTCAACTCCAACACTTAGCTCGCCACCTTCATCGCCTCCATCCTCAGATGTTTGATCTCAAAACCATTGCCCAGATTGACACCATTGCCGGTTTTGATGCCGCCCTAGTGATTGACCGCCTTGGCTTTGGCAGTGTGGCCGAGTATTACGCTGCCAGTAGTCCCTTGCCCCTGCTGCCGCAACTGACAATACCCGTATGGATTCTCTATGCCGCCGATGATCCCCTATTTGATCCCTGTCTTGTGCCCGAACTCTTAGCGATTGCCGAGAGCAATCCTGCCCTTACCCTACTGATGACCGAGCAGGGCGGCCATGTGGGTTTTACCAGCGATCGCAAGTGCCAACGCCTCTGGGGCGATCCTGACTACTGCTGGGGGATTCATCGGCTCTTGGACTGGCTAGCGCAGCAACCTAGATAA
- the sir gene encoding sulfite reductase, ferredoxin dependent has product MVASPPSADAALKRSKIEALKERSQHLREPVATELLEPTNRFSEEGVQILKFHGSYQQDNRDNRVKGQEKDYQFMLRTRSPAGYIPPQLYLTLDRLADEYGNHTLRATTRQGFQLHGILKKNLKAAIAAIVRSMGSTLGACGDLNRNVMAPPAPFRDRPEYTLAYEYAHRIADLLTPQTGAYYEIWLDGEKVISAEEHPDVKAARQRNTNGTIFPNNEEPIYGDHYMPRKFKCCVTVPGDNSVDLFSQDLTLVVITDSQGHLEGFNIYAGGGLGRTHNKEETFARMADEIGFVQAADVYEAVKAIVATQRDYGDRYNRRHARLKYLIHDWGVEKFKAKVEEYFGKPLEPFRPLPPWRYQDFLGWHPQGDGKFFYGLSIANGRILDQGSFKLKSALKKIVKDFNLPLRVTPHQNLLLCDVSPDQRDAIQHILEQHGVRDVSAIDPLERYSMACPALPTCGLAITESERAIPGVLERIRRLMDRLGLQQEHFVIRMTGCPNGCARPYLAELGFVGIVPGAYQTWLGGSPDQTRLAEVYIERLPIAELETALEPLLVFYRDRRQQGESFGDFCHRVGFAALREFAANYVPTTPTKRYRVDVRADQYQQLKELAAAKGMSLAAVTREAIQRYLEQSSSNQQG; this is encoded by the coding sequence ATGGTTGCTTCGCCCCCCTCTGCTGATGCTGCACTGAAACGCTCAAAAATTGAGGCTCTCAAAGAACGGAGCCAACATCTGCGAGAACCTGTTGCTACAGAACTTTTGGAACCAACGAACCGGTTTAGCGAAGAGGGGGTGCAGATCCTCAAGTTCCACGGCTCCTATCAGCAGGACAATCGCGATAACCGCGTCAAAGGGCAGGAAAAAGACTACCAGTTCATGCTGCGCACCCGCAGTCCAGCGGGGTATATTCCGCCGCAGCTCTATCTAACCTTGGATCGCTTGGCGGATGAGTATGGCAACCACACCCTGCGAGCAACAACACGGCAGGGATTTCAACTGCATGGCATTCTCAAGAAGAATCTGAAGGCTGCCATTGCTGCCATTGTCCGCAGCATGGGATCGACATTGGGCGCCTGCGGTGATTTGAACCGCAATGTGATGGCGCCACCTGCCCCCTTTCGCGATCGCCCGGAATATACCCTTGCCTATGAGTATGCCCACCGCATTGCCGATCTCTTAACCCCACAAACAGGTGCCTACTACGAGATTTGGCTTGATGGTGAAAAGGTGATCTCTGCCGAAGAGCACCCCGATGTCAAGGCGGCACGGCAGCGCAATACCAACGGCACCATCTTTCCCAACAACGAAGAGCCGATCTACGGCGACCACTATATGCCCCGCAAATTTAAGTGCTGCGTCACCGTGCCGGGGGATAACTCCGTAGATCTCTTCTCCCAAGATTTGACACTAGTGGTGATCACCGATTCCCAAGGCCATCTTGAGGGGTTCAATATCTACGCGGGTGGGGGCTTGGGGCGCACCCATAACAAAGAAGAAACCTTTGCCCGCATGGCGGATGAAATTGGCTTTGTCCAGGCCGCAGATGTCTATGAGGCCGTGAAGGCGATCGTGGCGACCCAGCGGGACTATGGCGATCGCTATAATCGGCGCCACGCCCGTTTGAAATACCTCATCCACGATTGGGGGGTCGAAAAATTCAAGGCCAAGGTGGAAGAATACTTTGGCAAACCCCTCGAACCTTTTCGCCCGCTGCCGCCGTGGCGCTATCAGGACTTTTTGGGCTGGCACCCCCAAGGGGATGGCAAATTCTTCTACGGCCTGTCCATTGCCAACGGCCGCATCCTTGATCAGGGTAGCTTCAAACTTAAGTCAGCCCTTAAGAAAATCGTGAAGGACTTTAACCTGCCGCTGCGGGTCACGCCCCATCAAAATTTGCTCCTGTGCGATGTTTCTCCTGATCAGCGGGATGCCATTCAGCACATCCTTGAGCAGCATGGGGTGCGTGATGTCAGTGCTATTGATCCCCTCGAGCGCTATAGTATGGCTTGCCCGGCATTACCCACCTGTGGCTTGGCCATTACCGAGTCAGAACGAGCCATTCCGGGGGTACTAGAGCGGATTCGTCGCCTCATGGATCGGCTGGGACTACAGCAAGAGCATTTTGTAATTCGCATGACGGGGTGCCCCAATGGCTGTGCCCGTCCCTACTTGGCGGAATTGGGCTTTGTCGGCATTGTCCCCGGTGCCTATCAGACTTGGTTGGGGGGGAGTCCCGATCAAACCCGCTTGGCGGAGGTCTATATTGAGCGGTTACCCATTGCCGAACTGGAAACGGCTCTAGAACCATTGCTAGTTTTCTATCGCGATCGCCGGCAGCAGGGAGAATCCTTTGGTGATTTTTGCCATCGGGTTGGCTTTGCAGCCTTGCGAGAGTTTGCTGCCAATTATGTTCCCACAACCCCAACAAAGCGCTATCGTGTGGATGTGCGGGCTGATCAATACCAACAACTCAAGGAATTGGCAGCAGCCAAGGGCATGTCGCTGGCGGCGGTGACCCGTGAAGCCATTCAGCGCTACCTTGAGCAATCCAGTTCAAACCAGCAAGGATAG